The Gadus macrocephalus chromosome 13, ASM3116895v1 genome includes a window with the following:
- the LOC132471284 gene encoding putative beta-lactamase-like 1 has product MGKMGSKVLTEASVDGAPPQPLPPAPVAAVKFEDLTKTKQMKVKLTQLGLVFFLLLSLVMTGCFLWQYQLPKLHADAGLGRNSRAEEMCPRYPEPRPLEHPIPILKESLEKVDALLRQSVNAVSLPALSAIVIFNDTVLWTGNFGKRNRTDPLSGPPNEYTIYRIASLSKIFPTLMLYKLWEDGRIGSLDDPLEKYIENFTIKNPLGRMRDSELKYVTDGLIFLDSGEVSIRSSSVTLRRMASQLSGLPRRLRATSLLWKGKTHSALNLLQDDVLVADPGTKCHYSNLAFSLLAHTMAERVLGVDYQRWVTDNVLERLGMEDTGFDLGPGLQAQLAVGVYSSGQPAPLYDLGWYRPSGQMFSTAADLAKLAMMLLGTYHRKLLEPDTLKIMLTPLFRCEKDYFANRTGTPWEVNEQLGYEVVRKDGDLDGYSATFSLVPRLKLGLVVLMAGARPAGQDLVAQTYGLIVPALEKAFREARKGLSPPPNPEAYVGFFTYGNITFYQIRAGADGVLSMQQFGPQIEELIPERYRTIKLNYLVERVFRVVFEKEYPCVLRVSTASVSLEAQDGQLFNFYTLDRRGLSPGFDAPGLNTYNVVRIARKPSFSS; this is encoded by the exons ATGGGGAAGATGGGCAGTAAAGTGCTGACCGAGGCCTCTGTGGACGGAGCGCCGCCCCAG CCCCTCCCACCCGCCCCTGTAGCTGCTGTTAAGTTTGAGGATCTGACCAAGACCAAGCAGATGAAGGTGAAGTTGACCCAGCTGGGGCTCGtcttcttcctgctcctctctctggtCATGACCGGCTGCTTCCTGTGGCAGTACCAGCTGCCCAAGCTCCATGCAG ACGCGGGACTGGGTCGTAACTCCCGAGCGGAGGAGATGTGTCCCCGGTACCCGGAGCCGCGCCCCCTGGAGCACCCCATCCCCATTCTGAAGGAATCGCTGGAGAAG GTGGACGCGCTCCTCCGCCAGAGCGTCAACGCCGTCAGCCTGCCCGCGCTGTCCGCCATCGTCATCTTCAacgacactgtgctgtggaccGGCAACTTCGGGAAGAGGAACCGGACGGACCCCCTCTCCGGCCCCCCTAACGAGTACACCATCTACAG GATCGCCAGCCTCTCCAAGATCTTCCCCACGCTGATGCTGTACAAGCTGTGGGAGGACGGGCGCATCGGCTCCCTGGACGACCCCCTGGAGAAGTACATCGAGAACTTCACCATCAAGAACCCGCTGGGGAGGATGCGGGACTCTGAGCTGAAGTACGTGACGGACGGGTTGATCTTCCTGGACAGCGGCGAGGTGTCGATCCGCTCCTCCTCCGTCACGCTGAGACGGATGGCGAGCCAGCTCTCAG GACTCCCGAGGAGGCTGCGAGCCACCAGCCTGCTCTGGAAGGGGAAAACCCATTCGGCCCTCAATCTGCTCCAGGACGATGTGCTGGTGGCCGACCCGGGCACCAA GTGTCACTACAGCAACCTGGCCTTCTCCCTGCTGGCCCACACCATGGCGGAGCGGGTTCTGGGCGTGGACTACCAGCGCTGGGTCACGGACAACGTCCTGGAGCGGCTCGGCATGGAGGACACGGGCTTCGACCTCGGCCCCGGGCTGCAGGCCCAGCTGGCCGTGGGCGTGTACTCCAGCGGCCAGCCCGCGCCCCTCTACGACCTGGGCTGGTACCGGCCCTCGGGGCAGATGTTCTCCACGGCCGCGGACCTGGCCAAGCTGGCCATGATGCTGCTGGGGACGTACCACCGCAAGCTCTTGGAGCCCGACACCCTGAAGATCATGCTCACGCCGCTGTTTCGCTGCGAGAAGGACTACTTTGCCAACCGCACCGGCACGCCGTGGGAGGTGAACGAGCAGCTGGGCTACGAGGTGGTGCGCAAGGACGGGGACCTGGACGGCTACTCGGCCACCTTCTCCCTGGTGCCCCGGCTGAAGCTGGgcctggtggtgctgatggCCGGGGCCCGGCCGGCGGGGCAGGACCTGGTGGCCCAGACCTACGGCCTCATCGTGCCCGCCCTGGAGAAGGCCTTCCGCGAGGCCAGGAAGGGGCTGTCCCCGCCCCCCAACCCGGAGGCCTACGTGGGCTTCTTCACCTACGGGAACATCACCTTCTACCAGATCCGGGCGGGCGCCGACGGGGTGCTCAGCATGCAGCAGTTCGGGCCCCAGATCGAGGAGCTGATCCCGGAACGCTACCGCACCATCAAGCTCAACTACCTGGTGGAGCGGGTGTTCCGGGTGGTGTTCGAGAAGGAGTACCCCTGCGTGCTGCGCGTGAGCACCGCCTCGGTGTCTCTGGAGGCCCAGGACGGGCAGCTCTTTAACTTCTACACGCTGGACCGCCGGGGGTTGTCCCCCGGGTTCGACGCCCCGGGACTCAACACGTACAACGTGGTTCGAATCGCGCGGAaaccctccttctccagctag
- the LOC132470910 gene encoding neuromedin-U receptor 1-like, protein MEQHTATPTPSSPSPGLNASLQPPPSSSSDLLFEILGPKQSPLALPIASVYLLIFLTGLSGNLLTCAVIAKHRKMRTPTNLYLLSLAACDLLLLLVAMPLELYDLWQNYPFPFGEAGCYLKTFLFETVCFSSILSVTALSAERYVAVVHPLKTRHLSTSRHARRVLGGVWLASMACAVPNTLLHGVFRLPERAEESAICTVLGPLWVYKLLIQVTTVCFYLVPMAVISALYLLMAVHLGRERCPPGHLGKNCSPGARPQGEGGRHRQVTKMLAVVVAVFGLCWAPFHAERLLWSSVSQWTDAMHGVYQWVHILSGVLFYLSSAVNPLIYSLLSTRFREGFRQLVCWQTEDAAAAGSAARHSPPLPPSLLGPGGAAPEPDLRPLPGPGVDAGLPLRCGGADCVTSAC, encoded by the exons ATGGAGCAGCACACGGCGACTcccaccccctccagcccctcaccAGGCCTCAACGCcagcctccagccccccccctcctcctcctctgacctcctcTTTGAGATCCTGGGCCCCAAGCAGTCGCCCCTGGCCCTGCCCATCGCCTCCGTGTACCTGCTCATCTTCCTCACGGGGCTGTCGGGCAACCTGCTGACCTGCGCCGTCATCGCCAAGCACCGGAAGATGCGGACGCCCACCAACCTGTACCTGCTGAGCCTGGCGGCGtgcgacctgctgctgctgctggtcgcCATGCCGCTGGAGCTGTACGACCTGTGGCAGaactaccccttccccttcggCGAGGCCGGCTGCTACCTCAAGACCTTCCTGTTCGAGACGGTGTGCTTCTCCTCCATCCTGAGCGTCACGGCGCTGAGTGCCGAACGCTACGTGGCCGTGGTCCACCCGCTGAAGACGCGCCACCTGTCCACCAGCCGCCACGCCCGCCGCGTGCTCGGCGGCGTGTGGCTGGCCTCCATGGCGTGCGCCGTGCCCAACACCCTGCTGCACGGCGTCTTCCGGCTGCCCGAGAGGGCCGAGGAGTCGGCCATCTGCACGGTGCTGGGGCCGCTGTGGGTCTACAAGCTGCTGATCCAGGTCACCACCGTCTGCTTCTACCTGGTGCCCATGGCGGTGATCAGCGCGCTGTACCTGCTGATGGCCGTGCACCTGGGCCGCGAGAGGTGCCCCCCGGGCCACCTGGGGAAGAACTGCAGCCCCGGGGCGCGCCCCCAGGGCGAGGGCGGGCGCCACAGGCAGGTCACCAAGATGCTGG ccgtggtggtggcggtgttcGGCCTGTGCTGGGCTCCCTTCCACGCGGAGCGGCTCCTGTGGAGCTCCGTCAGCCAGTGGACGGACGCCATGCACGGCGTGTACCAGTGGGTCCACATCCTGTCGGGGGTCCTCTTCTACCTCAGCTCCGCCGTCAACCCCCTCATCTACAGCCTGCTCTCCACGCGCTTCCGCGAGGGCTTCCGCCAGCTCGTGTGCTGGCAGAcggaggacgccgccgccgccgggtcGGCCGCGCGCCactcccccccgctccccccgtCCCTGCTGGGTCCGGGGGGGGCGGCCCCCGAACCCGACCTCCGTCCACTCCCCGGGCCCGGCGTGGACGCCGGCCTGCCGCTGCGGTGCGGAGGGGCCGACTGCGTGACCTCCGCCTGCTGA